The genomic stretch CCAGCATAATAAAAGAGGCTGCAAAAGCAAGGCCTGCCTTATCTGTGGTAATATCCGGCAGATACAGGGACAGGGGCCATAAGTTTTTCTTTCGAATGAGAAAGGTCAGGGGCTGTTCAATGGCATTCCAATATTCGATGAAATCCAGCACGATGGCCGAGATGATGCCGGAAGCACCGAGAGGAATACCGATTCTGGTAAAGATATACCCTTCACCAGCACCATCGAGCCTTGCGGCTTCCATAAGTGCCTCCGGCAGTTCCTTAAAGAACTTTACCATAATAAAAACCGGAAAGGTGGAGAAGATATTCGGAAGAATAACCGCAAGATGAGTATCGGTAAGCTTCATCCGAAATAATACCAGATAACTGGATACCATGGTCACCTGAAAGGGCAGTATCATCAGCAGGATATAAAGGGTAAACAAAAGTTTTTTACCGGGGAAGCTATATCTGGCAAAAGCCCAGGCGGCAGGTACAGCAATTATGAGCTGCCCTGCTAGTACTGGCAGGACCTGAATGCAGGAATTCCAGAACATAACAAAGAACTTCGGGGAATCTAAGAGAAGCTCTGCAAAAGGCTGAAGAGTAGGATAGAGGGGAAGAATCCCCCAGGAAGCCATATCCTCTGATTGGCCAAGGATTGGTCCTATCTTCTGAAACAATTCTCCCCTTCCCATCAGGGAGCCGCTTAAGAGCATCCACAATGGCAGCCAGACGAGCAGGACAGCAAGGACCAATAATATTGTTATTAGCAAATTTTTTAATGTTTTCATGGTCTGATCTATTCCTTATCAAATCTTAATATCAACAGTATGATTGCCATAAACAAGAAAATACTGAGAACGGCGGCAGCACACATCTTCTGAATGTCGAGGGCAGCAAACCAGTTGTTAAAGATATGCTGCAGCATATAAATACTCTCCTGAGGATAATTGCCTGAGATCAAATAAGCTTCCCGGAAGACCTTAAAGGAATTGACAAAGGACAGGATACCGATCATGAAAAGTGCAGGGGACAGGAGGGGAAGAGTAATATAGCGAAAGCGCTGGAAAGCTCCCGCACCATCTGCACCTGCCGCTTCATAAAGTGAGGTATCTATTCCGTTTAAACCTGTAAGCCAGAGTATCATGTCATACCCTGCATTCTTCCAGAGGTAGCTGAACACCAATATAGAAAAGGCCATATCAGTGTTCATAAAATCTGTTTTATCACCGCCCAGCTGCAGAATTATTCCATTCATAAGCCCGTTTTCGTGAAAGATTAATTTCCATAGAATTACCATTGAGGCAGTAGGAATTGCCATAGGAATTAATAAGGACGTCTTATAAAAATCCCTGTATTTCTTCCTGCTGTGTATCAGTAAGGCTAATACCAGGGAAATGAATAACAGAAGCGGCAGGCATACCAGGATAAATCTTGCGGTATTAGAGATAGCCTGTCTGAAAGCGCTATTGGTAAGGACCGTCCTATAATTGGACAGTCCCACAAAGTTATTGTTCATAGCGTCGTAAAAGGAACGTCTTACAACATCTATGAAAGGAAGCAGTACAAAGACTGTTATACCGGTTAAGCTGGGTAAGAGGAACAGCCAGGGAGTTATATGTTTATTCCTTCTCATATTATTCGGATAAGTAGGTATTTACTTTTGATTTCACTGCGTTAACGGTTTCCGCTAATCCAGTATCACCCTTTAAGAAGGAAAGAATCTGCTCTTTCAGGATATCATTTAACTGCTGGTTGATAGTGATTGGTTTGTTAACCTGTGTAGCTATTTGATAGAGGTTGTGACGATCTTTTTTATCCGGCCAGACAGCAGTGAAATCATTTCCTTCCTGATCACTATAGCCAACCATGATATCATCATTAACCTCATCGGTCCATTTCTTTAAGGAGGTGCTGTTAACAGGAAGGCCGTCATAGAGGTTTGCTGACTGTACCTCTTCTGTAAACAAAAATTCCAGGAAGGCTTTTGCAGTTTCTGGATTCTTACTGGCTTTGTTAAGACCTATAATTCCGCTTGGCAGGAAAGTGTTGTTCAAGGAACTATAGGCAAGGTTCGTTTCTTTTGCCAAAGCAAAGGGCATCATTGAGTCAGTTATATCACTGATCTGAGCGTATACGGCAAGTGTTTTACCGGCTGTTAAAGGAACATAGTTCATGGAACTCCGGAAAAGGTAAGACTCCGGAGCAACCGTTTGATCATATTCCTCCTTGGAAATTTTTCCAATGTTGTCTGTCAGTCTTTTTATGTTTTCGAGGAATTCTTTGAAGTCGTCCTCAGAAAGTTTGTTGTCCTTAAAGAAATCTTCTCCATAAAGAGCCAGAAAGTCATTAACCAGCTTCTCAGGAATATAGGAATCCATAAAAGGTTTGCCGGAGCCCTCAGCAGTATCGATCAGTGTACTTAGGCTGGATATTGAAGTCAATACTTCGGGAGGACCTATTATCAAGGGAATGGCGAAACGAATAGGCATCTGATAGATGGCCCCATCTTTTGTATAGCTTTCTGCAATGTTTGAAAGAAGGCGTCCATCCTCTGTCAAGGGTTTCAGGACATCCGAAATATCTGCCAGTACTCCCTTATCGATGTAGGACTGTGCAGGCAAGCCGTCCAGCAGAATAATATCTGCACCGTTACCGGCTAATAATTCTGTATTAAGCGCACGTATGTAATCAGATAAATTTCCACCTTCATTTCCCATAGCAACTACATAATTAATTCTGCTGTCAGGATTCTTCTGTTGAAAAAGCGAGATAGCCTGCCGGATAGTTGCATTTTCTCTCAGGGAATATAGAGTAATCTGATTTTGGGGAACAGCGGAAGCTTCTTTGTCGTAGACGTAGTGAATAAGGCTTAAGCCTATATTGCTTTCTGAGAATACACAGTAGTAATCCTCTGGGTCCAACTCTCCCACATAGACGTTCTCTATATAACGAGAGGGCATACTCATGGAAGTTATGGAGCCATCAACAGGAATTTCCCAGAGGGTACCCTCAGAAAGCATCCGGTGAATTCCTTCGGAATCGCCTGTTAATAGGGTTCCGTCACTTCTTAGAGCATAGGCTACACCGTTGGGTTGAAAAGTATAATCAAGGGTTTTTGTTATTTTGCCGGTTAAGGCATCATAAAAAATAATCTGAGAACTGTTATCACTCGCAGCTATAATGGTATTATCAGCGGCTATAAAGCTTTTCTGGCTGTCTATAGGAACAGTTCCAAGGGCTTTACCTTCCTGAGAATATAGTAAAAGAGTATTGGATTTCCACATATCGGAGAGCACAAGGGTGCCGTCTTTTAGCACCTGCATTTTTTCTATATAGGGATAAAAGGTTTGGTCGTCACCTGTGTAAGCTGGTTCTGTCAGGTAGGTCAATGGTATTTCTGCAGAGGTTAAACCGTTATCGCTGGATTTGTAAAGCTTGCAGCTAGAAGGATCGTTGTTATAATTAGTTAAGGCAGCATATAGATTCCCATCTTCACCGATACATAATGTATTTAGAGTATACCCTTTTAAATCCTTACTATTTAACCAACCGGCTTCCCCGGTCTCCCAGGTCTGATCAGCTTTTAAAATGTAGCGCTTGTAGCTTGACTTCTCGGTATCATAGGAATAAGTTTCAAATTGTTTCTCCTTATTTCGAACTACCCTCGTAGGGGTTTCGGAGGAAGGCATTTCAGGTAAAGCAACAGGGTACTCAATATATCTGCCTTTTTCTTCTTCTGTGGTTGCATCGGCTGATTTCTTAATTGTCTTGTTGTCCTCCTGTTTTGTACTGCTGCAGCCATAAAGAGAGGAGACGGCAAGGACTAGCAGGAGGAGGTAAGCGAGTAATTTCTTCTTCATTTTCATATACCTTTCTTTCTATAAAAGCTGAATATAAAAATCTGTTTTTATTCAACCTTATAAATTATCCGTTTCACAGACAGGATAGCAGGCAAATCTCTAAATAATCTTTAAAATAAAAACACTGTTAAAATAATACCCTGTAAGCCGGTAATGGTAATACCGATTTACAGGGCTTTGTTGT from Anaerocolumna sp. AGMB13020 encodes the following:
- a CDS encoding carbohydrate ABC transporter permease → MKTLKNLLITILLVLAVLLVWLPLWMLLSGSLMGRGELFQKIGPILGQSEDMASWGILPLYPTLQPFAELLLDSPKFFVMFWNSCIQVLPVLAGQLIIAVPAAWAFARYSFPGKKLLFTLYILLMILPFQVTMVSSYLVLFRMKLTDTHLAVILPNIFSTFPVFIMVKFFKELPEALMEAARLDGAGEGYIFTRIGIPLGASGIISAIVLDFIEYWNAIEQPLTFLIRKKNLWPLSLYLPDITTDKAGLAFAASFIMLVPALLLFLYGQNYLEQGIAATGLKG
- a CDS encoding carbohydrate ABC transporter permease, whose translation is MRRNKHITPWLFLLPSLTGITVFVLLPFIDVVRRSFYDAMNNNFVGLSNYRTVLTNSAFRQAISNTARFILVCLPLLLFISLVLALLIHSRKKYRDFYKTSLLIPMAIPTASMVILWKLIFHENGLMNGIILQLGGDKTDFMNTDMAFSILVFSYLWKNAGYDMILWLTGLNGIDTSLYEAAGADGAGAFQRFRYITLPLLSPALFMIGILSFVNSFKVFREAYLISGNYPQESIYMLQHIFNNWFAALDIQKMCAAAVLSIFLFMAIILLILRFDKE
- a CDS encoding ABC transporter substrate-binding protein, which codes for MKKKLLAYLLLLVLAVSSLYGCSSTKQEDNKTIKKSADATTEEEKGRYIEYPVALPEMPSSETPTRVVRNKEKQFETYSYDTEKSSYKRYILKADQTWETGEAGWLNSKDLKGYTLNTLCIGEDGNLYAALTNYNNDPSSCKLYKSSDNGLTSAEIPLTYLTEPAYTGDDQTFYPYIEKMQVLKDGTLVLSDMWKSNTLLLYSQEGKALGTVPIDSQKSFIAADNTIIAASDNSSQIIFYDALTGKITKTLDYTFQPNGVAYALRSDGTLLTGDSEGIHRMLSEGTLWEIPVDGSITSMSMPSRYIENVYVGELDPEDYYCVFSESNIGLSLIHYVYDKEASAVPQNQITLYSLRENATIRQAISLFQQKNPDSRINYVVAMGNEGGNLSDYIRALNTELLAGNGADIILLDGLPAQSYIDKGVLADISDVLKPLTEDGRLLSNIAESYTKDGAIYQMPIRFAIPLIIGPPEVLTSISSLSTLIDTAEGSGKPFMDSYIPEKLVNDFLALYGEDFFKDNKLSEDDFKEFLENIKRLTDNIGKISKEEYDQTVAPESYLFRSSMNYVPLTAGKTLAVYAQISDITDSMMPFALAKETNLAYSSLNNTFLPSGIIGLNKASKNPETAKAFLEFLFTEEVQSANLYDGLPVNSTSLKKWTDEVNDDIMVGYSDQEGNDFTAVWPDKKDRHNLYQIATQVNKPITINQQLNDILKEQILSFLKGDTGLAETVNAVKSKVNTYLSE